One stretch of Chitinophaga pendula DNA includes these proteins:
- a CDS encoding non-ribosomal peptide synthetase gives MSGFNLEEVVGLLEKAQDFGIRISYDDDGLIVQSQSTKEIDRLFLHELKNSKQHLIAYFKEQARIVAGNEKIPVFPRDKNSRLPLSYSQERLWFVDQLEGSVQYHVPAAIRLKGALNIPALEQALSAIVDRHEVLRSVIREDSGQAYQYILDKGSWQLQHLDGSRYQNDENGLKVYIADLLHTPFNLAQDHMLRAFLIALGNDEHVLVMAMHHIASDGWSISVLVKEFVAFYGAFSEGGDHGLADLEVQFADYAIWQRKFLEEDGVMEQQLNYWRKQLEGVTPLQLPTDFERPFGKSTRGALASFLIEKRLSDALNRLSKQQEATLYMTLLAAFKVLLYRYSGQEDICVGGAIAGRMKVELEELIGFFVNSIVIRSNLGGKPTFNQLLQQVRTTTLDAYEHQDVPFEKVVEAVLKERDTSKNPLFQVIFVLQNGEKVPELRMGDLVMQDEPITRETSQFDQNWSIEERPDGIAIDIEYSIDVFKSSTIERIFRHYVSLLEAIVKNADQSIDTLPLIDDNEKIQLLQVFNDTATLYPEEKTVTALFADQVKRTPDHIAVAFEQQHLTYLELDLRANQVAHYLIANGIKPGDKVGLLSYRGLDMISGMLGILKSGAAYVPFHIDYPGERLKVMIEDAGITHLLYTDGVLYADRDLADVVEGLPIEDAWMHSIATIDLQSGNDSCVYIMYTSGTTGRPKGIAVSHKNITKLVFDSGPIAVRADDTVLQWSNYAFDGSTYDIYSAFLKGAKLYLIQDKQASDAFELARIIESENITVWFVTTALFNNIVDSAIDSLTHLRKLLFGGEKVSLPHVSRALAVMGAGKLTHVYGPTETTTYATSYAIDSTDASGTVPIGRPLSNSQGLILDTNGQLVPIGVSGELYIGGDGVAIGYVNNEAMTADKFVTLPYAPGRWYRTGDRTRWLDNGVIEYVGRVDDQVKIRGYRIEPGEIATVLRQSDYVQDAIVIVDAPQEGEKRLLGYIVPAGDYEQEAILEYLQERLPAYMIPAHLIPLEAFPLNVNGKIDKRALPMPVISSEEEYVAPRNSREQALSDIWSELLGVEQVSIHTNFFEAGGHSLLAIRLISAIRKALEIEIPISYVFDYPTIALFIDKLGPLKETARIPDIVKEERPAQIPLSFNQERLWFIDQLEGSVQYHVPETFRLKGKLNRSALAAALNGIVNRHESLRTIIKAIGGVPHQLMLPENSWQLEVIDQPIYRENATALSEQIQAFMVKPFDLAADHMLRAHLVVLGEEEHILVINIHHIVSDGWSIGVLVQELVELYKAAEAGSPSTLAPLELQYADFSIWQRKYLSGDNLGKQLDYWNKQLSGVPVLQLPTDHARPAIQSSRGGVSDYEIDPALTAALNALAQQQGTTLFMTLLSAFNVLLYRYSGQDDICVGTSIAGRTRKELEGLIGFFVNTLALRNDLSGNPTFAQLLQGVKRSTLDAYAHQETPFEKVVETVVKDRDLSRNPLFQVMFELQNTPEVPDLRLGQVQLLKEEVEHTTAQFDLIVSMEEAAGRLTWYAEYSADLFEPTTIDRMMAHFEQLLRSIVAQPQTKINDLKMLGDEEEQELLYTFNNTATSYPQESNAIAIFEAVAAATPDAIALVFGNQQISYGSLNTRSSQLAHYLRQLGVTTDTLVPLCVGRSVDMIVAILAIWKAGGAYIPVDPTFPADRIHYMIQDSDARVVVTEDALRNQLELSGIQVIALDADNELIAQQPANTQFPPILAGQLAYMIYTSGSTGTPKGVLIEHAGMLNHLYAKINELELDNRTVVAFTASYTFDISVWQMFTALLCGGRTVVYSTELIFQPSALLQSVADEKVTVLELVPSYLSSLLQLKAPVALSDLKYLLVTGETVSQAVLAQWFSHPAYGNIPVVNAYGPTEASDDITHHFMYEAPVHPNVPLGKTIQNLSIYVRDIAGQLSPVGVPGEICVSGIGVGRGYFKRPELTAERFIQDPFRNDNTRMYRTGDLGRWLHDGTLEHLGRMDDQVKVRGYRIELGEVEAAITQSSLVTQAAVLVKKDERDHAFLAAYIVPAEQYDKETLTAYLKDTLPEYMVPAIVVPLDEMPLTRNGKIDKQKLNEIETVLSAKVAYVAPQNETEEKLENICTKLLGVTQIGVYDDLFELGMHSLLVMRLAAAVEDAFSLQVSVRTFFQLTNISALAKYIAVQQFTPATASGNRKTKTIEL, from the coding sequence ATGTCTGGTTTCAATTTAGAGGAAGTAGTAGGTTTGCTTGAGAAGGCACAGGACTTCGGTATTCGCATCTCCTATGATGACGATGGCCTGATCGTGCAGTCACAAAGCACCAAAGAGATTGACAGATTGTTCCTGCATGAACTTAAAAATAGTAAGCAACACCTCATCGCCTATTTCAAAGAACAGGCGCGCATTGTTGCTGGAAACGAAAAAATACCGGTATTCCCCAGGGATAAAAATTCCCGCCTTCCACTATCATACAGCCAGGAAAGACTCTGGTTCGTAGACCAGCTGGAAGGTAGCGTACAATACCATGTGCCGGCCGCTATACGCCTCAAAGGAGCCCTCAATATACCAGCTCTTGAACAGGCACTCAGCGCCATCGTAGATCGTCACGAAGTATTACGATCCGTCATTCGCGAAGATAGCGGCCAAGCATACCAGTACATCCTCGACAAAGGAAGCTGGCAATTGCAACACCTCGATGGATCCCGCTACCAAAACGATGAAAATGGCCTCAAAGTATATATAGCAGACCTGCTGCATACCCCCTTTAATCTAGCACAGGATCACATGCTAAGGGCATTCCTTATCGCACTTGGAAATGATGAACATGTGTTGGTAATGGCCATGCACCACATTGCATCTGATGGCTGGTCCATCTCTGTACTCGTGAAGGAGTTCGTAGCATTCTATGGAGCCTTCAGCGAAGGAGGGGATCATGGGCTGGCAGATTTGGAAGTACAGTTTGCTGATTATGCTATATGGCAACGTAAATTCCTTGAAGAGGATGGCGTTATGGAGCAACAACTGAACTACTGGAGGAAACAACTGGAAGGAGTAACTCCGCTTCAATTGCCCACTGACTTCGAACGTCCCTTCGGTAAAAGTACACGTGGCGCGCTTGCCTCTTTCCTCATAGAGAAGCGATTGAGTGATGCCCTCAATCGACTCTCGAAACAACAGGAGGCTACCCTTTACATGACCCTGCTAGCTGCATTCAAAGTCTTGCTGTACCGTTACAGCGGCCAGGAAGATATCTGCGTAGGTGGCGCTATTGCAGGCAGGATGAAAGTAGAGCTGGAAGAACTCATTGGCTTCTTTGTCAATTCCATTGTAATAAGAAGTAACCTGGGCGGGAAACCAACCTTCAATCAGCTGCTCCAGCAGGTAAGAACTACTACCCTCGATGCCTACGAGCATCAGGATGTGCCATTCGAAAAAGTAGTGGAGGCCGTACTGAAAGAAAGAGATACCAGTAAGAACCCCTTGTTCCAGGTTATTTTCGTATTGCAGAACGGTGAAAAAGTTCCCGAACTGCGTATGGGTGACCTGGTAATGCAGGATGAACCCATCACTCGTGAAACCAGTCAGTTCGATCAGAACTGGTCTATTGAAGAAAGACCTGATGGTATAGCAATCGACATAGAATACAGTATCGATGTATTCAAGAGCTCTACCATAGAGCGTATATTCCGACATTATGTATCTCTGCTGGAAGCGATAGTGAAAAATGCCGATCAGTCAATAGATACACTGCCACTGATCGACGATAACGAAAAGATACAGCTACTGCAGGTCTTTAATGATACAGCAACGCTATATCCCGAGGAGAAGACGGTTACAGCCCTGTTTGCAGACCAGGTAAAACGTACCCCCGACCACATCGCGGTAGCTTTCGAACAGCAACATCTGACCTATCTCGAACTTGACCTGCGTGCTAATCAGGTAGCACATTATCTTATTGCCAATGGCATAAAACCTGGCGATAAAGTAGGATTGCTGTCCTATCGTGGCTTGGATATGATCAGCGGTATGCTTGGGATCCTTAAGAGTGGAGCCGCCTATGTTCCTTTCCATATCGATTACCCGGGGGAACGCCTAAAGGTAATGATAGAGGATGCCGGTATTACGCACCTATTGTATACAGATGGTGTGCTATATGCTGACCGTGACCTTGCCGATGTAGTAGAAGGACTGCCTATTGAAGATGCCTGGATGCATAGTATAGCTACTATTGACCTGCAGTCTGGTAATGATTCCTGTGTATATATTATGTATACCTCCGGAACTACTGGTCGCCCTAAAGGTATCGCAGTGTCTCATAAGAATATTACCAAGTTGGTGTTTGATAGCGGCCCCATCGCTGTACGCGCTGACGATACCGTGTTGCAATGGTCTAACTACGCCTTCGATGGCTCCACTTACGATATCTACAGCGCATTCCTGAAAGGAGCTAAATTGTACCTGATCCAGGATAAGCAAGCATCCGATGCTTTCGAACTGGCGCGTATCATCGAAAGTGAAAATATCACCGTGTGGTTTGTTACTACCGCCTTGTTCAATAATATCGTCGACAGTGCCATCGACAGCCTGACACACCTGCGCAAGCTGCTCTTTGGTGGTGAAAAAGTATCGCTACCCCACGTAAGCCGAGCCCTGGCAGTCATGGGGGCCGGCAAACTCACCCATGTATATGGCCCTACAGAGACCACGACTTATGCTACTTCATATGCGATAGATAGCACCGATGCCTCCGGTACTGTGCCTATCGGCCGGCCTTTGTCCAACTCACAGGGGCTCATCCTGGATACCAACGGACAACTTGTGCCGATTGGGGTGAGTGGTGAATTATACATTGGAGGCGACGGTGTGGCAATAGGATATGTGAACAATGAAGCGATGACGGCTGATAAGTTTGTAACGCTTCCATATGCCCCTGGCCGCTGGTATCGCACTGGTGACCGCACCCGTTGGCTCGATAATGGTGTAATAGAATATGTAGGTAGGGTAGACGACCAGGTAAAGATCCGTGGATACCGCATCGAACCGGGAGAAATAGCCACCGTACTACGCCAAAGCGACTATGTACAGGATGCCATCGTAATTGTAGATGCCCCGCAGGAAGGAGAAAAACGCTTGCTGGGATACATTGTGCCCGCCGGCGATTATGAACAGGAAGCCATTTTGGAATACCTCCAGGAACGTCTGCCGGCCTACATGATCCCAGCACATCTCATACCACTGGAAGCATTCCCGCTCAACGTAAATGGTAAGATAGATAAACGTGCATTACCCATGCCCGTTATCAGCAGCGAAGAAGAATATGTAGCTCCTCGCAACTCCCGAGAACAGGCGCTGTCAGATATCTGGTCAGAATTGCTCGGCGTAGAACAGGTGAGTATACATACCAATTTCTTCGAAGCAGGTGGTCACTCCTTGCTGGCAATCCGCCTCATCTCTGCCATCAGGAAAGCACTCGAAATCGAAATACCTATCTCTTACGTATTCGACTATCCAACCATAGCACTCTTTATAGATAAGCTGGGACCGCTGAAAGAAACAGCACGCATCCCCGATATCGTAAAAGAAGAAAGACCCGCACAGATACCGCTGTCCTTCAACCAGGAACGCCTCTGGTTCATCGATCAGCTGGAGGGTAGCGTTCAATACCACGTACCGGAAACATTCCGCCTCAAAGGTAAACTGAATCGCTCCGCGCTGGCCGCCGCCCTCAATGGCATCGTTAACCGCCATGAATCCCTCCGCACTATCATCAAAGCGATTGGTGGCGTACCTCATCAGCTGATGCTTCCCGAAAATAGCTGGCAGCTCGAAGTGATCGATCAGCCAATATATCGGGAAAACGCAACTGCATTGAGTGAACAGATACAAGCGTTCATGGTCAAACCTTTCGACCTGGCTGCTGATCACATGCTCAGAGCACACCTGGTAGTACTGGGAGAAGAAGAACATATACTGGTCATCAATATTCACCACATTGTATCCGATGGCTGGTCCATCGGCGTGCTGGTACAGGAACTGGTAGAACTTTACAAAGCAGCAGAAGCTGGATCTCCGTCCACCCTTGCACCGTTAGAACTGCAATATGCAGACTTCTCCATCTGGCAACGCAAATACTTGTCCGGCGACAACCTGGGCAAACAACTGGACTACTGGAATAAACAACTGTCTGGTGTTCCCGTGCTCCAACTGCCTACAGACCACGCGAGACCGGCCATTCAAAGCTCACGTGGTGGTGTATCTGACTACGAAATAGATCCGGCGCTGACGGCAGCATTGAATGCGCTTGCACAGCAACAGGGTACCACTTTGTTCATGACATTGCTGAGCGCCTTCAATGTACTCTTATATCGTTACAGCGGGCAGGATGATATCTGCGTTGGTACTTCCATTGCCGGCAGAACCCGCAAAGAACTGGAAGGGCTCATAGGATTCTTCGTAAATACGCTGGCGCTCCGTAATGACCTCAGTGGTAACCCTACCTTCGCACAACTGCTCCAGGGCGTGAAAAGATCTACGCTGGATGCATATGCCCATCAAGAGACACCATTCGAAAAAGTAGTGGAAACAGTCGTGAAAGATCGCGACCTCAGCAGGAACCCACTCTTCCAGGTGATGTTCGAATTACAAAATACGCCGGAGGTACCAGACCTGCGTCTTGGCCAGGTGCAACTCCTCAAGGAAGAGGTAGAACACACCACTGCACAGTTCGATCTGATTGTTTCTATGGAAGAGGCTGCCGGTCGCCTCACCTGGTACGCAGAATACAGCGCCGACTTGTTCGAACCTACTACCATAGACAGAATGATGGCCCACTTCGAACAACTCCTCCGATCCATCGTCGCACAACCGCAAACGAAGATCAACGACCTGAAAATGCTGGGTGACGAAGAAGAACAGGAACTCCTTTACACCTTCAATAACACAGCTACATCATACCCACAAGAAAGCAACGCCATAGCTATTTTCGAAGCTGTCGCTGCCGCCACGCCCGATGCGATAGCACTGGTGTTCGGTAATCAGCAGATCAGCTACGGATCACTCAACACACGTAGTAGTCAATTAGCACATTATCTCAGACAACTGGGGGTTACAACAGATACATTAGTGCCATTGTGCGTTGGCCGGTCAGTAGACATGATAGTAGCAATACTGGCTATCTGGAAAGCAGGCGGTGCCTATATTCCCGTAGACCCTACTTTCCCGGCCGACCGCATACACTACATGATCCAAGATAGCGATGCCCGTGTTGTAGTAACAGAAGATGCTCTTCGCAATCAACTTGAGCTCTCAGGTATACAAGTAATAGCACTCGACGCAGATAACGAACTGATCGCACAACAACCTGCAAATACACAGTTTCCGCCCATCCTAGCAGGCCAGCTGGCATATATGATCTATACCTCCGGCTCCACTGGTACGCCGAAAGGAGTATTGATAGAACATGCTGGTATGCTCAACCACCTATATGCCAAGATCAACGAACTGGAACTGGACAATAGAACTGTAGTAGCCTTCACCGCTTCCTACACATTTGATATCTCCGTTTGGCAAATGTTCACCGCATTACTCTGCGGCGGTCGTACCGTAGTATATAGTACCGAACTCATATTCCAACCTTCCGCATTGTTACAGTCAGTAGCCGATGAGAAAGTGACCGTCCTCGAACTAGTGCCTTCATACCTCTCCTCCTTACTTCAACTGAAAGCACCGGTAGCACTTAGTGACCTGAAATACCTCCTGGTAACAGGCGAAACAGTAAGTCAGGCAGTACTGGCACAATGGTTCTCGCATCCTGCCTATGGTAACATCCCCGTAGTAAATGCTTACGGGCCTACTGAAGCTTCCGACGATATCACGCATCACTTCATGTATGAGGCGCCGGTACATCCTAATGTACCACTGGGTAAAACAATACAGAATCTCAGTATCTATGTACGCGATATCGCTGGTCAGCTATCACCGGTAGGTGTACCGGGTGAGATCTGCGTATCTGGTATCGGTGTAGGTAGAGGATATTTCAAACGCCCCGAACTTACCGCAGAAAGATTCATACAGGATCCTTTCCGCAACGATAACACCCGCATGTATCGTACCGGCGACCTGGGTCGCTGGCTGCACGATGGCACCCTCGAACACCTTGGCCGTATGGATGACCAGGTGAAAGTACGGGGATACCGTATTGAACTGGGCGAAGTCGAAGCAGCTATCACACAAAGCTCACTCGTAACACAGGCTGCCGTACTGGTCAAAAAAGATGAACGCGATCATGCATTCCTGGCTGCGTACATCGTACCGGCAGAACAATACGATAAAGAGACCCTCACCGCGTATCTGAAAGATACGCTGCCGGAATACATGGTGCCCGCAATCGTAGTGCCCCTGGACGAAATGCCGCTTACCCGTAACGGAAAAATAGATAAACAAAAACTGAACGAAATCGAAACAGTCCTCTCGGCAAAAGTTGCATACGTAGCCCCGCAAAATGAAACAGAAGAAAAACTGGAAAATATTTGCACCAAACTACTGGGAGTAACACAAATAGGCGTCTACGACGACCTCTTTGAACTAGGCATGCACTCGCTGCTGGTTATGCGCCTGGCCGCCGCCGTAGAAGATGCTTTCAGCCTTCAGGTATCCGTACGCACATTCTTCCAGCTGACCAATATAAGTGCCCTGGCAAAATATATCGCCGTTCAGCAATTTACTCCGGCCACCGCCTCCGGCAACCGGAAAACGAAAACCATTGAACTCTAA